The following proteins come from a genomic window of Aptenodytes patagonicus chromosome 21, bAptPat1.pri.cur, whole genome shotgun sequence:
- the KIAA0319L gene encoding dyslexia-associated protein KIAA0319-like protein homolog, whose protein sequence is MEERLEAKFSISARLLSRYCLGKPARELRSLQLFYLCACLCALCSSADANWNRTKCEPGKILFGGRLRSWGDHHLQLLEGFHTVLSCQIACCQSPTCDAFWFLENMCIQVNCSMPGMCQANRTGFSDSVLVVLKKSKSTEHSLKFQTEGDVKTWFHKWLDWGIPVQGKKRLRRSFQKWSLAGDRVELLKRDIAASPSSEAAARASDSKSRSSRSEAERLKDQVLRRLVADRPVPEGHPNQKKDSLKDGQNPREQKTKSPFPPKSNNVNRSSDADDVGLLQTHTGTSAPEPSVLATFSSPVAQGLTATGKTEKPGQPDDALVHPHSSDVLPTVSPMPGKSTTKMQTATSVPSGVPTNGSVSTIQTNTAASPSTTATTPVMKELVVSAGDSVEVTLPKNEVQLNAFVLPEPPLRTTYSYEWELITHPKDYGGEMEGKHSQTLKLSKLTVGLYEFKVIVDGENAHGEGYVNVTVNPKPRVNQRPVAIVSPQFQEISLPTISTVIDGSQSTDDDKIVSYHWEELKGPLREEKVSSDSAVLTLTNLVPGNYTFSLTVVDSDGASNSTTANLTVNKAVDYPPVANAGPNQVITLPQNSITLYGNQSTDDHSIVSYEWLLSPNSKGKVMEMQGVRTPVLQLSAMQEGDYTYQLIVTDSAGHQSTAEVTVIVQPENNKPPKADAGPDKELTLPVDSTTLDGSKSSDDQKIISFLWEKTRGPDGVKLENANSSIATVTGLQVGTYEFTLTVKDERNLQSQSSVNVIVKEEINKPPVAKIAGNVVITLPTNTAELDGSKSSDDKGIVSYLWTRDEGSPAAGEVLNNSDHHPVLLLSNLVEGTYTFHLRVTDAKGESDVERTTVEVKPDPRKNNLVEIILDVNVSQLTERQKGMFIRQIGVLLGVLDSDITVQKIQPYTEQSTKMVFFVQNQPPHQIFKGREVAWTLKNELRKQQSDFLIFRALEINTVTCQLNCSEHGRCDSFTKRCVCDPFWMENFVRVQMGDGESNCEWSVLYVIIASFVIVVAFGILPWMVICCCKRRKGKSKRKSKYKILDATDQESLELKPNPKAGGRQKAQVLNTSLMHSESELDSDEAIFTWPDREKGKLLRSQNGSLRNGQVMLKPKNQREEIL, encoded by the exons ATGGAGGAGAGGTTGGAAGCCAAGTTCAGCATTAGCGCCCGATTGCTGTCACGATACTGCCTGGGAAAACCTGCAAGGGAGCTGAGAAGTCTGCAGCTGTTCTACCTGTGTGCTTGCCTGTGTGCCTTGTGCTCCTCAGCAG atgCAAACTGGAACAGAACTAAATGCGAGCCGGGGAAGATCCTGTTTGGTGGCCGTTTGAGATCGTGGGGAGATCACCATTTACAGCTTCTGGAAGGATTTCATACTGTATTATCCTGTCAGATTGCTTGCTGCCAGAGCCCCACCTGTGATGCCTTTTGGTTCTTGGAAAATATGTGCATCCAGGTGAACTGCTCTATGCCTGGCATGTGTCAGGCAAACAGGACTGGCTTTTCTGACTCTGTTTTGGTGGTTTTAAAGAAATCAAAAAGCACAGAGCACTCCTTAAAGTTTCAAACAGAAGGTGATGTGAAGACCTGGTTTCACAAGTGGTTGGACTGGGGCATCCctgtccaggggaaaaaaagactgcgGAGGTCATTCCAGAAATGGAGCTTGGCAGGTGACAGGGTGGAACTCCTGAAAAGGGATATAGCAGCAAGCCCCAGCAGTGAGGCTGCGGCCAGAGCATCAGATAGCAAATCTAGAAGCAGCCGAAGTGAAGCAGAGCGCTTGAAGGATCAAGTACTGAGGCGCTTAGTGGCAGACAGGCCTGTTCCTGAAGGCCATCCAAATCAAAAGAAAGACTCGCTGAAAGATGGACAGAATCCAAGAGAGCAGAAAACCAAAAGCCCGTTCCCTCCTAAAAGCAATAATGTGAATAGATCAAGTGATGCAGACGATGTTGGCTTGCTACAG ACCCACACAGGAACATCTGCACCAGAACCATCAGTGTTGGCTACATTCTCCAGTCCTGTAGCACAGGGCTTGACAGCCACAGGGAAGACCGAGAAGCCTGGGCAGCCAGATGATGCTTTGGTCCATCCTCACTCCTCAGATGTGTTGCCCACAGTCAGCCCCATGCCGGGGAAAAGCACAACGAAGATGCAGACAGCTACTTCTGTGCCAAGTGGTGTTCCCACAAATGGCAGTGTTTCTACAATCCAGACCAACACTGCTGCGTCACCGAGTACTACTGCCACCACACCAG TTATGAAGGAGCTGGTAGTTTCTGCTGGAGACAGCGTTGAAGTGACCCTGCCAAAGAATGAAGTTCAGCTGAATGCGTTTGTGCTTCCTGAACCACCACTTC gaaccaCTTATTCCTATGAGTGGGAATTGATTACTCATCCAAAAGACTACGGTGGAGAAATGGAAGGGAAGCACTCCCAGACCCTTAAGTTATCTAAG CTTACTGTTGGTCTGTACGAATTCAAAGTCATTGTTGATGGGGAAAACGCACATGGAGAGGGTTACGTGAATGTAACAGTGAATCCAA AGCCTCGGGTGAATCAGCGTCCTGTTGCCATCGTGTCCCCACAGTTCCAGGAGATTTCACTCCCAACCATTTCAACTGTTATTGATGGCAGCC AAAGCACTGATGATGATAAAATTGTCAGCTATCACTGGGAAGAACTGAAGGGTCCTTTGCGGGAGGAAAAAGTTTCTAGTGATTCTGCCGTATTGACGCTGACCAACCTGGTACCCGGGAATTACACATTCAG TCTAACAGTAGTGGACTCAGATGGTGCCAGCAATTCCACCACTGCAAACTTGACTGTGAACAAAGCAGTGGATTATCCTCCAGTGGCAAATGCGGGCCCAAACCAAGTGATCACCCTGCCTCAGAACTCCATCACCCTCTACGGGAATCAGAGCACCGATGATCACAGCATTGTCAGCTATGAGTGGCTGCTCAGCCCTAACAgcaaagggaaggtgatggagatgCAG GGGGTAAGGACACCAGTCTTACAGCTCTCTGCAATGCAAGAAGGTGATTATACTTACCAGCTAATAGTGACCGATTCTGCTGGGCACCAATCCACTGCAGAGGTCACTGTGATAGTCCAGCCAG AGAACAATAAGCCCCCAAAGGCAGATGCTGGTCCAGATAAAGAATTAACTCTTCCTGTGGACAGCACCACTCTAGATGGCAGCAAGAGCTCAGATGACCAGAAGATAATCtcctttctttgggaaaaaacaCG GGGCCCAGATGGTGTCAAGCTGGAGAATGCCAACAGCAGCATTGCCACTGTAACAGGCCTTCAAGTTGGGACATACGAGTTTACTCTGACAGTTAAAGATGAGAGGAACTTGCAGAGCCAAAGCTCCGTCAACGTCATTGTCAAAGAAG AGATAAACAAGCCGCCAGTTGCAAAGATTGCTGGTAATGTTGTCATCACCTTGCCCACAAATACAGCTGAGTTGGATGGATCGAAGTCCTCTGATGATAAGGGAATTGTCAGCTACTTGTGGACCCGGGACGAGgggagccctgcagctggg GAAGTCTTAAATAATTCAGACCATCATCCTGTCCTTCTCCTGTCCAATCTGGTAGAAGGGACCTACACATTCCACCTCAGAGTAACAGATGCTAAAGGAGAGAGCGATGTGGAAAGGACCACAGTGGAAGTCAAGCCTG ATCCTAGGAAAAATAACCTTGTGGAGATAATTCTGGATGTTAACGTCAGCCAGCTGACTGAGAGGCAGAAGGGTATGTTCATCCGACAAATAGGCGTTCTGCTGGGGGTCCTCGACTCGGACATTACTGTGCAGAAGATCCAGCCGTACACCGAACAAAG CACGAAGATGGTGTTTTTTGTACAGAACCAGCCACCCCATCAGATATTCAAAGGACGAGAGGTAGCCTGGACGCTAAAAAACGAACTACGGAAACAACAGTCAGACTTCCTCATCTTCCGGGCATTAGAAATTAACACAGTCA CATGTCAGCTGAACTGCTCTGAGCATGGACGCTGTGACTCCTTCACCAAGCGTTGCGTCTGTGACCCCTTCTGGATGGAGAACTTCGTCAGGGTGCAGATGGGGGACGGCGAAAGCAACTGTG AGTGGAGTGTGCTGTATGTGATCATTGCATCTTTCGTCATTGTGGTTGCCTTTGGAATCTTACCCTGGATGGTGATCTGCTGTTGCAAGAG acgaaaaggaaaatccaaaagaaaaagcaaatacaagaTTTTGGATGCAACGGATCAAGAAAGCCTGGAGTTAAAACCAAATCCCAAAGCAG GCGGCAGACAGAAAGCCCAGGTCCTCAACACTAGCCTGATGCACTCTGAGTCTGAACTGGACAGCGATGAAGCCATCTTCACGTGGCCCGACCGTGAGAAAGGGAAACTGCTCCGTAGCCAGAATGGCTCCTTGCGCAATGGACAAGTGATGCTCAAACCCAAGAACCAGAGGGAGGAAATCCTATAG